In Accipiter gentilis chromosome 33, bAccGen1.1, whole genome shotgun sequence, the genomic window ACTTCTCTGATCCTTTCCAAACTGGACTGATCTTAGGTTGTAAACTGTCTGGGACTCTTGGGGTAGTCTTGGACCCTAAATTGTCATCTTTTAGGCATTTACTTTCACATCTTCTGACTTTTGTCTGTTCTGGTAGTTCTGAGTCTGCAAAGAGTCTCactgaacaaaatgtttgcaacatttcaaaaaaagaagCCGGATTTCTAAacgtatttatatatttataaatattttttctattttttatacaGTATATCTTTGGGTTTATTTGATTGATATTATATATAATAAACAATTTGTAAGGTACTAATGATAAACTATAAGCAATGTCTTACAATAGACTTGGGGGTTGGTTCTAAGTGGCAAGGTTGGGTCTCGTTGAGAGCAGTAGAGTCCGCAGTCTATGCCTGTACTGGCTGAAACCTCGAGCGGAGAAATAGAGGAAGAGGTGTCGGCACGGGCACCCAGCAGCAAGGAGAGGTGGAATGGGAGAGATCACTCTGCAGCGGTTGATTAATTGGCTGCCTGGAGAGAGACAAGCTGCCTGCTTCATCTGGGCTGTGCAGCCCAAAGGTAAGGGAGacgtggggggaaggtgttgggGTCTGCCGGGAGGACGGGCTGTGGGGAAGGGTCCAGTCTGGCCTCGGAGGGGAGGGCTGCTGGTGAAGGGGAACTGGGTGACCGCTTATGAACCTCCTCTGTCAGGTGTCACTGTGGCATGTATAATGGTGAGGGGACCTCCTAGCAAAGCCTTCTGCCATGTCGGGTGAATTTTAAGGAATTTGGGAAAGTTTTCTTCCCTGGCAGTCACATCACTTTTCCtcctccaacttcttgtgcaaaAGCTGCCAGAAGATGACTTTGTTACCTGAAAAGGACAAGACTTGCCTTAAGTGGCATTCTAGGAAATGTTGTTGCCCTCAGGGTACCATGTATTTCTCTCTCAAGTACACACTTCATACATGGAAAAAGCTTCTGTCCTACTTACCAGTCTTAatatgggaaaataaataaaatcccttcccggtttttttgctctgtttttaggTAAGGCATATTTACAGTCAGGCGGTTTGTAATCAATTCTTTATTACACCTTAATCTTCAATGAATGCAGTGTCACAGTTCAGTGAATATAAATTACAATCATTCAAATAGCATTGTGTCATAAAAAACTGTTTAGCatgttatgaaaaaaatctgaattttagtCTCCATCCTCCTATCTTTGTCATCCTTAAACCTTGCAACTGGGCAGTCTTTGCCTAGTGCAGAAAGATGATTTTAAGTATCACATCTGTGCTGTCAGGGTTTGGAAGTGACCGCTTTGCAGAGGCTTGCCTCAATGCTTCCTTGTTGCAGAAGATGACAAAATGAAATGTCTCTTGTAATTCTAAAACTTTTCTCAGATGAtgagaaaataatatattttacagCCTTCAAGACCACAAGGACATATGTGACACACTGCAAATTATCTGAAAGCAATTATTCATTTGCCTGCTTCATTAATCCGTAAGCAAAGCGTGCCTCCCTCAGTTAACACTGGTGTCGCCATCTGCCAGTGATAATTTGTTGCCAAACACTTCAATTTGtatgtatttctgtgttttcatacCTTCCTAATGCAGGCTCATTTGTCTTGGAAAATACATTGTCATGATTTTTTATTTCCAACTGTGTAGTAACAgctatcaaaaatattttgatacttctgtttgttttaacaCTTCTaaggcttcaggaaaaaaaataccttttcaactaagagttggtttttttgaagttaaaGAAAGGAACGGATGTGTTACTAGCATTGCACAAAGCTTCTGTCTTACCAAGATGCGCCATGTGAGTTCTGAGTGAGCTTTGGAAAACACTGTTTCTAAATTCGCTATTAACAAATGACAAACAAATTGATCATGGATACTCCTCTGCAGCTACCACCACGTTGGTTTGTGTATTGTCACATTTCCTGCCTGAAAAAATAGCCTCAATTGGTTTATTCTGAAAAGCTGTGCTGCAGATGTTTACATAATAATCTTGCATGTGAGAAGAGAGCTGTTTTCTTATACAGGCACAATTCTGTGTGTACACTTATTCCAGAAGTTGCCCTGTCTAAATGGCATTTTTTGAGTGGGTGCGATCCATCACCGTGGTCTCTGCCACAGCCAAGACCCACAGAGGGGCCAATTTAACTACAAAATATGAGAATGCTGTAAAGCGCAGAGTGGTGATTACTGTGCCTTCCCATTCTACTAGGCCAACAGAGCGCAGGTATTATGCTTCCAGTGTCAGTGTTTAGATATTGAAGGGATAAATGTGAGCGCAGTCCTTCCTGCAGTTCTTGAACGGGACTGGAGCGGTTCTGGAAGTGCCTTTGAAACACGCTTGTTAGCTTTTCAGATCACTCCAGCataaaatttctttcagaagcaTTGCATATAAGCTGCTTGTTGTTTAATGAGACACAAAGTGTCTGAGAGAGGTGATGCAGCCTTCAGCAAAGGCATCTCTGTGACTCAGTTGCTGTCCCCCAGAACAGGGTTTGCAAGAGTGCTCTGCCCAGGTTCCTTGCctttccagctgctctgctgcccaggCACTCCTCTTGTAAGCTTAGATTACCAAGGAATGAGTTCTCACTAAGGATTTAGGAGACTGCTAAGGATTTAAGCTCGTCCCTAAGCCCAGCGCAAGCCCACTCCCTCCTTTTCCAAGGCCGAAGGCCCTGCCTCCGCTCTTAGGACCTAGGAGGCTCCAGCAGCCCGATGGTGCCCCCGGTATGTCCTCGCTTCTTGGAAGGGCACCGAGCCCATGTACAAATTTCCAGAGGTCTGCTTTGGTGTCCTCTAGATACTTCTTTCTTAGAAAGCgctggctgctgtcctgtcttcTTCACTGAGCTTCTGCGACGCAGGGTCCATGTTGCCCCCCCGAGGTAGGCATTTGCTGTCTGCCCGACAGGGATGAGCCTGGCCAGAGCCGCAGAGCTGAAGCCTTGCCTCCCACAGGTACCCCGAGAGGAAACCCTTCGCCCGCGGGGAGAGCCTGGGGCAGCGATGGCGTCTCATCCAGCACCGGATAACCCCCACGGGAGAGGCCCTACGCGTGCGGAGGGAGCTTCAGCGTGAGCACGGCGCGGATCCGGCAGCAGGTAACCCACCCGCGGGGGCGCGGGGGAGGGCTGGCCTCGGCCGGCCTGCGGAGGCAGCCCCGCCTGCCAGAAAGGCCCGGTTTGGCCGGCGGGACGGCTGCGGAGCTCGGCCGCGGGATGGGACCGGCGCCATCCCGACCTTCGGTGCCGCCATTTTCGGTCGCCTTCAGGGCCGAAGGTGCCACACGCCATTGGCCGCCGCCGTCGTCACGTGACCCCACCCCCGACGCCGGGATccgccgctgccggcggggccgggcgcagGTACGGGGCCCCTGTCCGGGGAGAGCacggccgctccccgccgcctccccgcccccaaGCCCGGCGGCTGCGTTAATTTCCCCGGGGCGGCGCGGGTGCTCACGGGCAGCGGGGCcgttggggtgctggggagccCGGTGGAAGCGGGGTCCCAGCTCAGCGGGGAGCTGCTAATTCCCAAGTGCTGAAGCCCCTCTGCTCGTAGCAGTCAGTTAAAGGCCAGGTCGTCTGACCCCGTTTCTTTTCCCGAAGCAGGAcccccaggagcagagctggagatgATCTCCCACAGGGATCAGAAGGAGGAACTGTGGTTCTCCCACCTCCACGCCTACGAAGGGAAGGGGAAGACCGTTCTGAGTGGCACCTGTGCAGGTAAGGGGCCGGTGGAATCCTCTGCGAACCTGTGGGTGAGAAAAACGGCTCCAGGATCCCTGAATCCCACTGGAATGCGCAAGAGTGGCGGTACCGGGTTGGACCAGGGTCCTGCCAGTTTTTCCTGCTGTCTCTGACAATGGCTGGTGTTGGAGGCGCAGAGAAGAGCAGACAAGGGGTGGTGTGTCCCTGTATGCTTTCCCAGGCCCAAGCAATCTGTGGCTTCAGAAAGTCCTGAACTAGACATGTGATGTCTCGATATCTTGCAGCTCTCTGTATTTTCTGGCCTTCCAAAGTTGTGTACGTTTTAGCTTGCAGCAAGGAGCTCCACAGCTTATTTAGCTGTTTTGTGAGCCACCGCCTCCTTTGGTTTGCTTTGAAGCTGCCTTCTAGCAGATCACTGGATGTCAGTAGTTCTTAATTTAGAACAGATGGTGCAGGATGGATCCCTACCCGCCCCACATGCCACTTGTGTTTTTACAGTCCTCAGTGATATCCCCTATCAGCTGTACCTTCTTCCAGCAGAATGGGCAGTTGAGTCATCTCCTATACAGAAGCTGTTCTGTGTCTTTGATCATTCAAATCATGCCTCTGTATCTTCCTCAGCTCTACGGAAATCTTCCGTTTCTCTGAAATGGGGATTCTGTCCTCCCCCTTGCACACAGTCAGGATGTGGGGTTTGAGCAGCAAGGCAGAATTACATTCtgttttattctctatttttgtCCTAACAATCCCTAACATGTGACTAGCTGTTTTGTCTGCCTAGAAGCTGCAGTTTTCATCTGTCTGCTTTAACTCCAAGGTGCTATTCCTGAATGATACCAAAAACATCCTAGGCCCGTCCTGGTGCAAGTGCATCGTATAGATCCTGTTCCCCTCTGCGGTTCTTTATGTTTACCTGCAGTGAATGTCACCTGTCATTCCCCTGTCACCTGGTTGGTCAGTATCAAAACCTCTGCTGCAGTTTATCTTTATAGTCAGCCTTTGTGTCTTTAACCCTGAATGACACAGAATCATCAGCAGTGGTtccacctccccttcccctcccttacCACCTTAATGAGGGTCATTCATCCACGGCAGCTTAGTTTATCAGTTTTGGTGAGGGATAAAAGTCTTTTGGGAGTGCTTTTGGACTACAGATCTCCCTTTCGCTAATATTGGTGACGTCTCTGAAGAACTCCAAGTGGTTTGTGAAGTAAGACATCTCTTTCCAAAGGCCGTGCCAGCTCTTCCCCAGTCTGCCTCTTTGGCCATCTGTCCATTAATTCTCTTGCTccaatttctgtttgtttgcttggaaTGTTGGGCCCCAGATCTCCCCTCAAGCCCTGGCATCACATCAGCCACCTTCCAGTCCCCCACCAGTGAGGTGCCACAGTCAGGAGTCCGGCAGTGTTGTGAGGTTGTGTGAACAGCCCTGCTGGGTTAGACCAAAGGCCTGTGTAGCTCTGAGCCCTGTCTTGGGGATTCAGGGACTGGCTAGAAGTGGCTGCCAGGGAGAGGGATAAGATAATCATACAGTGACACCTCCCCAGCACAGTCTACCATCATCCAGCAGCCTGAGGCTTCCTCATGGTGGTGGTGTGTTATTTTTAATAGTTCTCATGGCTTTCTCTTCTGTGAACTCATGAATTCAGTGCCGGAGATGATTGCTGTGTCCTCCCGCTGCTGTGAGACAGGCCGGAGCATCAGCCAAAACTCCTTCTGCTGCTGGCTTCTCTTGAGAAAGACAGATCCAAGGGTACATTTAAGGTGATATTTAGGTTCTCTCTCAGTATGTACGCTTACCCTGCTTACCTGGAGCTTGCCTTGTAGCTATAGCACTGGCAGTCTTGGGCGTATCAGAGGTCTTACCATCAACCCAGACTGGCATGGGCTGAGGAAGAACCACATTCTTCCTGTCTCTCTTGCTTACTAATTTTTGCCAGTTCAGCCTTATGCTTCCAGTATTAATTCCTCAGCATTGTGAACTTACTCTCCTTCCACTTTAAATAACTCCAGTGAATTCCTGTCATCATGATTTCGATCAGACCCTTTACAGACAACTTGTCTTGGATGCCAGTGAAGATACCTAGTAGCTCAGAAGTAACAAAAATGGTTGTAGAAGTTGAAAGCTGGAGCCATGGCTGTAATCATTTTAATAAGCAGCCTGAAACTCCTGACCTTCCCCAGAAAGTACAGAACACCGTAGAAGACTTGATTCTCCTGTACTTTGAAGGCCTTTTCAAGTTCTGTGCAAAGAACCAAATTTCTGTGTAAGTACCAAAGCTAGCATAGGTGAAGGGTATCACTTTGGGCACAACAGCAACAGAACAACTTCACTAGCTCGATTGTCTACTCAGTAAGTTTGACACACAGGTCAAGAGCTTCATGCTGGCCTGCCAGAAATGTCCTCTTCTTATCCTGTCTTTGGAtatcatctttctcttttcctccaggcCTGGGTGGAGTAGCTGCAGACAAATGGAAATGCCTTCATGGTGAATAACAAAGTTCCAGTTTCTGTTCCTCTCAAGGGatgattttaatggaaactatGAGGGAAGAAGTGGCATCACTACCACACCAAACTGCCACAGAAGGTACATCAGGAATTCACTGTGAAATCATACTGTGATGTTTCCTTATACTGACTAGAAAGAGGAAGATTAAACATGTACATGCATCAGTCTAGGTTGAAATGCTAGACTCTCGTTCCTTTATTGCATACTTACGGTTCCATAGTGACTGTCCTCTTCCAAGGCATGCACTTCCTTATCGCAACTCTGCCAGACCACAGGAAGTGCCTGTGGTTTGTACTTCAATCCCACGCAACTGATAAGTTACCAGTTCATTTCACAGGAGTTTTCAGAGAACCAGGAGGTAGCCATTGAATCTTTAAGTAGGCAGCTCTGGAGGTCTGCGTGTTTGCAGCTTTAGTCCTCAGCCTGTTCCATATTTTGGGTCTACGTATAGGCAACAGCAAGTCATCCTTCACCCGTGGAAGTCCATACAAAGAGATCATCTAGAAATCTATTTCCCTGATTGAGCTGTCTTAAACTTGGATGTGATGCCTCTCTTCAGAGATGCATGTTGCCATTTCTCTGACATCCATTTACCCTTCCCCGATAGCATAAGGGTACATGCCACACAGGTCCTGTCTTGCCAATTTAGCGTATAAGCCCTCAGTAAGCCTGCAAAGAGCTACATTTCCCCACTGATGGCAAAAGCCACAGTATTGTTGGGGGTACGTGCTTTTGAACCTGCTAGGATGCTGCTCATCAAACCACATTAGAGCAGCAGACTGGAAGGAGTCACTGCTCTGTGTCAATACCCTAGAAATCTATGCAAGCCCCTTGCTTTGGAAAGACTTTCAGCTGATCTTGAGTCTGCGCAGCATAGATTCATATCGGTTATGCTTCTGTAAGACTTTATGTGAATAAGAGGGCAGGGATTTGTTCATTGCCTGTATCCCAGGAGCCATTCATAACTGTTCAGCTAGCGTTACTTCCACTGACTTGCACTACCTTCGTCATCTACGTTTATCGGATTTCTGCAGTGCATAATGTGGAATCGGCCATGGAGGATCTTCAGCTCATCAACCACCTTCCACAATGGATTTGTTCTGCACCAATGGAAGCATACATTTACCTTTCTTCTGCTCTAAGATTGGCATAAGCCAGGCTCCAGGTGGTCTCCGTGTCTCATGCCTTAGGGCCAGTGTCTCCTTTGTGCATCTTCTCCCTCTCTGCAATACTAGCAGCACAAGAGCACAGAGGTTGCATCTGTTGCAACCCAAGTAATGTTCTGCTGAACAAGGCAGTTCTTTATGGCCCTCCTCTGACTCCCAGTTCAACTTTTAATAACATTCTCGGATATAATACCCTGGAGGAGCAGCCATCTTTCCCATTTGAGCACTGAACTTTTCCTTCTAATATGGCAATAATTGCAGTAGATTCAGGTTCTGGCAAAGCATGCAGGGctatttccagggtttgttcctGTGAACGCTCTGAAAAATCCGCTATGTGGTTTGGAGGGAAATATCAGAACTTTCTGTTCTTAAAGTCAATCTGCTGAATTTTTAGAATTTGGCCTCTTTCAATTTCCCCTGTGCAAAGTTCCCTGTCCTGCCTGTGACTTCTCTCTGGATTCTCATTTTATTGCAGCTGAAGATGGGATTGTGAGCAAGAAGGAGGAGAATGCCCACCAGTGCATCCCCGGGCCAGTGGAGCCTGAGGGTTTACTCTCAGGATGCTCCAAGGAGAACAGTTCCCAGAGTCCTGCACAGGACCTAGTCCTCCCACGCAGGTCAGAAAGGGTTCAGAGACCTCTGGAGAAGAGGCAAAGCCGAGTCATGCTGCGTGGAAAAAGTTTCAGGAGGCTGCCAGATATTATTCAGCAGAGAAATCCTTCTGTGGGGAGACTGACGATATGTGGGGACTGTGGGAAAGGCTTCCGGGTGAGCTCCAACCTCATCCAGCATCGAAGAATCCACACTGGAGAGAAACCTTTCGCCTGTGCTGAGTGCGGGGAGAGTTTCCGGCAGCGGTCACATCTCGTTCAGCACCAGAGAATCCACACAGGGGAGAGGCCCTACGAGTGCTCCGAGTGTGGAAAGAGCTTCAGCATGAGCTCAAAGCTGATCCGGCACCAGGTAACTCACACTGGGGAGAAGCCCTACAAGTGTGCAGAGTGTGGGAAGAGCTTCTCTGGGAACTCGCAGCTCGTCCAGCACCAGAGAGTGCACACTGGGGAGAAACCCTATGAGTGCAGCAACTGTGGGAAGAGCTTCAGCGTGAGCTCAGCCCTGACGCGACACCAGCGGGTCCACACCGGAGAGAAACCCTATGAGTGCGCGGAGTGTGGGAAGAGCTTCAGCCAGAGCTCTGAGCTGATGAAGCACCAGCGGGTCCACACTGGAGAGAAGCCGTACGAGTGCTCCGAGTGCGGGAAGAGCTTCACTGTGAGTTCAGCCCTCATCCAACACCGACGGTTCCACATGGGTGAGCGCCCCTATGGGTGCTCCGAGTGTGGAAAAAGCTTCACTGTGAGCTCCCACCTCATCCAGCACCGCCGCTTCCACACTGGGGAGCGTCCCTTTGAGTGCACAGAGTGCGGGAAGAGCTTCCTGTGGAGATCAGCCTTGCTCCGGCACCACCGGGTCCACACAGGGGAGAGGCCCTACGCCTGCGCTGACTGTGGGGACAGCTTTCGGCAGAGTGCCCATCTCATCCAGCACCGGCGCATCCACACCGGGGAGCGTCCCTATGCCTGTGCCGACTGCGGGAAGGGCTTCACCGTGAGCTCTGCGCTCCTCCGGCACCAGCAGATCCACAGGGTTGGGGAGCCCTAGGAGGGGTGAGAGTGTGAGTGTGGGGAGCAGTTAGGTCTCATACCCTGGGGAGCAAAGCCCGGTGTCTCTTTCCCTTCGCTCTACTGACCGCCCTGCTTGCAGACGGTGAAAGCAATTTCTTTCTGGGAGAAGAAGTCCTAAACGAGAGAGATGGAAGAAGGGGAGAGTTGGTGGAAGGAGCTGAATTGGGGGTTTGGGGAAGAGCCTGTGATGCAGCAGCGGATGGAAGTGGTGTTTGGAGGGATAGCTtttgggagagggagagaaaggaagtaGTTTGAAAAGGCTGGAATGTACATGATGGTGTATTTTAGAGGAAGGTAAATACCTTGCCTTTTCTCTGTGCACACACGCTTTGGATGATTTAGAGAGTGAACTAAACGGACCATCTTCGAGCCTCAGCAGGTAACAGCTCTTGCGTTCCCTCCCTGCCACTGCTTTCTTCAGAGGCTCCGAATGGCCTTCCTCAGTCCGTGGGCTGGGCCGGTGGCACAGAGAAGCCCAAAGCCTGGTGCCCGTCAGCCTCCCCAAGCCCCCTGCCGGGCTGCGTCCCAGGGCAGGccgcaggcaggggctggcagtcCCAGCGAGGCTCATCGCTGGGTGGGTGTGTGGTACTTGGTGCCCACCTGGGCAGAGAGCCCCCGTGGGAGCAGAACTGTGTGTTAGCGAGGCTTGATTATTTCTAAAACCGCCCAATAAAACCATCGTTAAAAACCACCCTTTCCACCGTCCGCCGTTTACCGCCACAGCTCTCGCCCCCGCTCTGGCACCGCCTGCGCCTGCGCGGCCGCACGCGCCGGGCCGCCCGCGGGGCGGGGTCTCGCGCGACGCTGGAGGTCGCTGACGGCGAGGCGACGGGGGGGGGCGGGCTAGAGCCGCTCTGTAACAACCCGGCCGCCTCCGCCAATCGGCGGCGCCGGCGCGTGCCGTCGGTGGCTTCTGATTGGCCGCCCTGTCACTCCTGGGCAATAAAGCCggggcggcagggccggggcttTGTTTCGCGCCGCGGGGTGGAGGGCAGGCGGCTGGAGGGTGAGTGCGCGCGGCGTGTCTCCATGGTAACGCGGCggtgcgggccggggccggggcctgctCCGGAGGTAACGGGCCCCCTTCTCCCACTGCTTGGGCCGGTACCGGGCTGAGGCCCTCCGGACTTGCCCTCTGTAGGACTTTTCCCCTCCGCGGGGCTCTGCTCCGCCTGCCCCGGGCCCTCGCCGCTTCCCCTCCgccggcggagggagggagggcgggcaggcTCCCCCGGCGCTGCCGCGGGAGGCAGCGGCCCCGGCCTCCCCGCTCCCGGGTGTAGGTGGGCCCGGTACCCTGCGGCGGGAGGAAGACGCTCGGTCGTGAAATCCGTGTCAGGGCTGTGTCCTCCGGGCCTGGGACTCTGCCCCCGGCCCTGCTCTGCCTCTTGCCCTCCCGGCCGCAGGGAGGGCTGTCGCGGCCCTCCCGGCCGCCTGGTCCCGGGCCGCTGGCTGGGCCACCGGCGCGGCGCAGGCCGCGGAAGGacggggctcggctcggctcccctCAAGCCGCCCGGGGTGCGCAGCGCCCGGCTGCCAGCCCTGTGATCGTGACTAGCCGAGCTCTGGCTGCGTGCCGGGCCAGCGATTGTCAGGCCTCCCTAATCTCTTCCTTCTGTTCCCATGGGCGAGTGTCTGCACAGCAGCTGAGGAAGCGTGCCAGGACAGTTGCCTCGGGGTTCCGCAGTGATTCCTATGCGCAGCTTCTGGGGAAGGATGTCCCGGTTCTTTGGGACAGGAGTCCTGTACCCGGTTCTCCGGGCGGCGTGGGGGGCACTTGGCTCTTCTCGCCCCATTGGAGTGACGAGCTTGGAGGACAAAAGCCTCTGAGGCTGCTTGCTGTCCCTACTTTTCCATTTTCGGCTGAAACAGACATCTTGGTCAAGCCTTGTGGTGCCTAGCACTTGTACACAGTGCTGCGTTACATACGTCAGCCGTAAGTGCCTGTCACAGGCCCTGCCTGGGGTGTCCCTGGCACAGCTGGCTGTGGGCTGGGACAGGCAGGGCAAGCACTGGCTCTCCCTAGAGCAAAGGCTGTTTGATACTTTCATGCATGACTGTCACACTGCGCTCTTCCTCCCCCCCAGGTCTAACCCTGACTGACTGACTTGCCTGCCCCTCGCGCTGTTCTCCTAACCAGTGTGAGAAAATAGATTTCCTGATGTGCTGCCTGACAGGGGCTGCTTACCAAAGTGCAGAACTGGACGAGACCTGTGAACTCACTAGGAGTTTCCGTCCTTGACCAATTTGTTGAGGTGCTGGACTGCAGCTCTGGGGAACAGAAGTAGCATTTGCATGGGCACTGCTAGAATTGTTTTAGACTTGAATTATTGCCTAAATTTTGGCTGTGTCCAGGTGAAGTCTTAAACCTACGTGGCAGCAGGTAATGTAGTAACTTATTCTGTGAGGCTctgtttccagcagcagctggtgccAAATACCTCCCCAGAGGGACGAGGAGATGTGAAGCTCTCCTGATGTGATTGCCAGGTTACCCCTGTGATGATTCTTCAAGCCACTAGGCCTGGGGTTCTGGGGTTTGTCTCTGCTGCAGTGATGCTTGGGTAGGTCCAGCCACACTGCCGCTTGCTAAAGCAAGGATGTAAGCTCTGCGTGTGGGGAAATACCTTGAAGCTGCATGCTAGTTGAACAGCAAACATGAACTCTATACTGCCTGGGTGTTTGTAAATTGTTGAACTTCTTCTGAGGGTGCCCAAGTAAAGCCAGGACTTCCAGTTCtgcttgcctgcagcagcagtgtCTAATTCCTTCAAAAGGTATGGGATTATTGGGATTAAGTGTCTTGCGACCCTGAGAAGAGCGGCTGTGCATCTTGAGTGTGAAGCTTGCTGTGGAAATGTGTGTAGGGGCAAACTGATTGCTGGCTAGATGAGATAGGCATGTTTTCTTGGAGGATTTGAACACCATTATTGGGAAATAAATGTTTGGAGTGCTGAGGTGTTCTGTACCAAACCTTCTCTCCACTCTCCAGCCCTGCTATCCAGACTCTTGTAGCTGTTGGATTTCTCCCAAGCAGTCTGCTGTCAGGCCACCGGGAAGGTATGTGTTTACCCTGAACATCAGCCAGGGTCTTCATAAGCAGAGCTCCTTGTAGCAAATGAAGTGATGTTCTAGCCTCTGCAGTGGAGGTAGGCAGCTGTCTGAACCTCCCTCTCGCTGTGTATGATACTGCCTCTCTCAGAGGAGCAGAACGCCCTGAGAAACCAGGCCTTTGACCAGTGACCATGCTGTGGGCTTTCAGTTGCCAGTTTTTGAATAAAAGCAATGATGTGTGGTAAGAGATACAATAATTTTGACTTCCCTTCCTCCCAGTTCTCATGCAATATCCTAATAGTGAAAAGGACAGACATTTGATTTGTGCTGGTTTGTCTCTTGAATTCATGGCTCATCAGGGAGGTGCCTATACTAGAGAAGGTATTGGGAAAAATCTAAGCTTTCATATTTTCCCATACGTGTACTGTCCTCACCTTGGGCTAAACGGACTCGTGTTGCCACTGCCAGGTGTATTGCTATAGAGATGA contains:
- the LOC126053330 gene encoding zinc finger protein 501-like isoform X1; its protein translation is MISHRDQKEELWFSHLHAYEGKGKTVLSGTCAAEDGIVSKKEENAHQCIPGPVEPEGLLSGCSKENSSQSPAQDLVLPRRSERVQRPLEKRQSRVMLRGKSFRRLPDIIQQRNPSVGRLTICGDCGKGFRVSSNLIQHRRIHTGEKPFACAECGESFRQRSHLVQHQRIHTGERPYECSECGKSFSMSSKLIRHQVTHTGEKPYKCAECGKSFSGNSQLVQHQRVHTGEKPYECSNCGKSFSVSSALTRHQRVHTGEKPYECAECGKSFSQSSELMKHQRVHTGEKPYECSECGKSFTVSSALIQHRRFHMGERPYGCSECGKSFTVSSHLIQHRRFHTGERPFECTECGKSFLWRSALLRHHRVHTGERPYACADCGDSFRQSAHLIQHRRIHTGERPYACADCGKGFTVSSALLRHQQIHRVGEP
- the LOC126053330 gene encoding zinc finger protein 501-like isoform X2: MILMETMREEVASLPHQTATEAEDGIVSKKEENAHQCIPGPVEPEGLLSGCSKENSSQSPAQDLVLPRRSERVQRPLEKRQSRVMLRGKSFRRLPDIIQQRNPSVGRLTICGDCGKGFRVSSNLIQHRRIHTGEKPFACAECGESFRQRSHLVQHQRIHTGERPYECSECGKSFSMSSKLIRHQVTHTGEKPYKCAECGKSFSGNSQLVQHQRVHTGEKPYECSNCGKSFSVSSALTRHQRVHTGEKPYECAECGKSFSQSSELMKHQRVHTGEKPYECSECGKSFTVSSALIQHRRFHMGERPYGCSECGKSFTVSSHLIQHRRFHTGERPFECTECGKSFLWRSALLRHHRVHTGERPYACADCGDSFRQSAHLIQHRRIHTGERPYACADCGKGFTVSSALLRHQQIHRVGEP